From Brassica rapa cultivar Chiifu-401-42 chromosome A06, CAAS_Brap_v3.01, whole genome shotgun sequence:
GCAGTAATAATGCATCACTTGTCATGTGTTTGAGGTTTAAAGTGtggttttgtaaatatttatttataaataattgaatATCTACAGAAACTAGTTTGACAAAACATTATGTAATAATCAAAAGTGTGCTAACAATTTAACTATATCAACTAAATTTTTACTTAAGATctgcatttattttattttgtattagaTGATAAAGTTAAATaacaaatgttttatttatcatttaaaatacTGTAATTAAgcttcaataatatttttagtttaccaTATTTTACTAACAATTGGCGAAACagtaatatttttacaaattagTCCGTGCAATTTTTAGTTTGagttgttaattattattgttgtcTATTAAATGTCATTTTTAGTTTGagttgttaattatttttttttattttttttttattttatctaaaatatttcttatatttaatttaatgaaTGTTTTGAAAATTGGACCAAACCGGTCAGTCAAACCATAACTCTTTCCTTTATCTAGTTAGAAAATgtactaaaaattatatttaagttaaACCGATATATGGTTAAGTGATCGGCTAAACTCACGCGAACCGATGACGTAAATTAATATCACAACTTTTTTTCAAtctagaattaaaaataaaagtgtaaatttataagacatttttacaaattattattataaatattatctaGTAAAaccgtaaaatatttttttaccaatCAAACATATTCCGCACCACTTATTCTATCAAACCACACATAACTTAACTTATTAATTTAACATTGTTAATGAATAATTTACAGCACTTATCTTAACAATGttaataaaaaacttttgtCTTGTTTTTTATAGTTGACGCATGAAATACTGACAAAAAGTATAATTCTAAGaactttttaaatgtaaaaatatatgatagatgaaaaatatttgatttcaatacgttttttaaaatgttaaaataatactaatttataaaaattcttTAGTTTACGTACGACTATGAAATCAATAACTATTATCATATGCACCACCCCATGTCTTTTGATTCTAGACCAAGAAGAAAATCCTATGAGAAACAGAAGTTTCAATTGCTCAATAAAAGAAGAGTCTATTATGTTGGgtcaaaatgaaacaaaaagaaagaaaaaagaatccaaaatagaccaaaaatttatgttatagaTATCAATATAAGTATATTACTATACATCAATATAAATAGGGGATTTCTAACTATGCAGGGCCTCAAGTTTCCAAAATTGACTCAATTCATTCTAAATGTTTCATTGACTTTAATTATTCAAAACAACAGTCAACATTATGATATGTAAAAACAAGTCAAGATATGTATGACCATCAAATTATGGAAATGAggactttttaatatatattaaattattgatTATTTTCCAAATAATGTAAAATTTGGATTGGCTCCCCTTTTGTTTGAATAGTTTCTGACTTTGTGAAAGACAGCTTGGGATTAATTTAATCTACATGTAAAGATTTGCaaacaaattaaagaaaaagacaaaatgAAATCTCTCAGtgggtttttgtttttcttgataATAGCTTCTGCCATTCTTCAATCAGTCCAAGCTCAAAATCAATCAGGTTCTTACTCCATGTTTGTACAAATCATGATGCTTCTAccataactattttaaatatatgtctctttgattatattattttcataaacagGATTTATCAGCTTGGCTTGTGGATTAATCCCTAAGAGTGCAACCTATACGGAGAAGACAACGAATATATCATACATATCAGATGCGAACTTTATTGACAGTGGAATCGTCGGGAGGATCGATGATTCATACAAGACACTTTTTCAACAACAGACTTGGACCTTAAGAAGCTTCCCCGAAGGTCAGAGAAACTGTTACACTTTCAACCTTAAAGAGAACAGTAAATATCTGATCAGAGGAACTTTTGTGTACGGAAATTATGACGGTCTTAATCAGATTCCTGAGTTTGATCTTCACGTTGGTCCTAATAAATGGACTTCTGTTACACTTAAAGGAGTAGCAAATGCTTCGATCTACGAGATCATCCATGTTGTAGCACATGACCGGCTTCAAGTTTGTCTAATCAAAACCGGAAACACGACACCGTTTATATCGTCCTTGGAACTTCGTCCGTTGAGCAACAATACGTACcagtgtttcaaaaaagaaaaaaagaacaacaATACGTACCTAACTCAAAGTGGATCCCTGATGTCGTTCGCTAGAATTTATTTTCCGCAGACTCCATCTTTCCTCAGGTAAATAATCTTGTTACATAGAAAACATCATTTTTACTAAgtaatttcatatatattaaaaataataattaattaaaaaatatttttttctaaagtattgagtattttttaaaacttatttttctcAGTATAAGaacaaaatacatatacatttttaatttgtatttatgtttagtttatcaattttatttttattttgtaactttataaaatttaaattagagaaaataaatttaattaatttatattgtatttatgattatgttcattttaatatatatatatatatatatatatttaaatgtatatattttaggttttgtttattttagttaatacaaatcaaaatgataaactGATTTACTAATTAACTTAATAaagtataaattatatttacatttaagTGATATGAAGTAATCTATTATTAACTTTATAAGTCGACTGCTATTCATTCAACGAATATACTTTATGGTCATTATAcatgaataaatttaataatttgttGATTTTATTAGTTGCTTTCATACAGATTAATGaattaaattataattcaaacaatttagttaaaaatacgtttacaataaattttataaaataaataaatatttacatagtttttatattttgaaattataagctaatgtgaaaattttatatattataattatgttattagtttaattttttttattaatggtGATACATAGAAATTAtcgttaaatatatttttaagaattttatcaaAACTGGagaattttataaatgaaatttgtatttgtcatagtaaaaagtaaaatatgtCATACTTTTCATTAATCCATGTTATCTTTTTGTTAAGAATAAATGTGGTAGTGACacaaacaatttcaaaaatcaCCTCATAAATAATGTTTAGGAAATGTTATatacatgttatatatattaaacgCATTAATCGAAAAAACCATCCTTAACGTTTCTGTAGAAATTCTACTCGGGCAGTTATCAAATTTCAtcgttttttctatttttctgttCAAGGATTCAAACTCATATgcaaattataaacttatttaaACAAATGTGGAATTTGTGTTATtctttaaatcaaaattttcaaagaccGACTTCGGGTCTATTAAAAGTTATGGGACATTGGGACTAAAGTTAGGAGCTACGGGTAATATAAAACCTGGATTTTTTTGAACTTGTAAAATTTATTTGCTTATATTGCTTTGATTTAACAAAATGAAGCATCTTtatcacactctctctctaggTATTATGAAGACGTCCATGACAGAGTTTGGGTTCCATACATAAATAACGAAACCGTGTcgttaagtactaatcttacaATCGATACAAGTATTGGTTCTTACAATGTGCCTCAACATGTGGCAAACTGCGCAATTTTTCCTGCAAATGCTTCTCATCCTCTCAACTTATGGTGGGATATTGGCGACACCAATGCACActcatatatatacatgcatttCGCAGAAATTCAGAATCTTGGCTCTAATGAGATCAGAGAATTCAACATTAGTTACAACGGTGGTGAAGTTTGGGAAAGTTTCTTTAGACCTCACAAACTCAAGATCACAACTATCTTTAGTCCAACAGCTTTGAGTTCTCCAGATGGGAAATTCAATTTCACTTTTACAATGACTGAAAGGTCTACTCTTCCTCCACTTATCAATGCCCTTGAGGTCTATACAGATGTGGAAAATTTGCTGCTCGAGACACACCAAGATGAAGGTaagttttattttagaaaaatacattCGATTTACcaattctgtttttttgtttctagtTTTTGGAGGGTTATTGATTTGTTGAAGTACTTTCAAAGTATTCGACATGAATTTATTTGAGTTCACATTCAAAATTCATATAGGTTTCCAAATAACCATCATGCATCTAAGATTTCTGTAATTGTACTAGTTCAAATTCACTATTTGAATTGTTTTAAATATGAACGGAGACAACATATTATAGATCATTTTCGCAAGAGAACATATTTCGCAATAGTAAATGGAATTAACAAACTCCTAACTTGTTTGGTTCTTTTGTGTATCAGTTTCTGCGATGATGAACATCAAGAAAACATATGgattaatgaataaaaatataagctGGCAAGGGGATCCATGTTCTCCTAAAATTTATCGATGGAAAGGCGTGAAGTGCCTTTATCTGAACTCTGATCAACCTCGCATCGTATCCTTGTATGTCTTTTATTTCGTTCGTTTATATTTcataagctttttttttgtttcggaGTTTCTCACAGATTCTAACTCTTTAAACATTAGGAAGTTGGCAGCGAGTGATTTGAACGGTGCCATAACACCTGACATAGCTGGCCTAACACAACTGAGAGAACTGTGAGCATCTGAAACTATTAAAACACAAATAAACTTgtttatttgatatattaactcttttttctttttctttttgaacttcattgtatatatattaacttttCAAAAGCTTTTTCCCTACAATGAACAGAGATTTATCAAAGAATGATTTATCGGGAGAGCTTCCAGATTTTCTTGCTGATATGAAGTTGTTGACGTTCATGTGAGTTTCTGTTATTGAACTCTTGCttgatttgtttatttttatttttgaaagatttattattatttttctcattCGCAGAAACTTAAAGGGAAACCCTAAGCTGAATCTCACAATTCCAGATTCTCTTCAACAAAAGATAGATGACAAAGTTTTAATACTACTGTAAGATGTTTTTTCACAACTTTTCTTTCTTCGTGTTTAAAAGGTATTTTAAATTTCCCTACTATAACCTTCT
This genomic window contains:
- the LOC103871253 gene encoding probable LRR receptor-like serine/threonine-protein kinase At1g51880 isoform X2 gives rise to the protein MKSLSGFLFFLIIASAILQSVQAQNQSGFISLACGLIPKSATYTEKTTNISYISDANFIDSGIVGRIDDSYKTLFQQQTWTLRSFPEGQRNCYTFNLKENSKYLIRGTFVYGNYDGLNQIPEFDLHVGPNKWTSVTLKGVANASIYEIIHVVAHDRLQVCLIKTGNTTPFISSLELRPLSNNTYQCFKKEKKNNNTYLTQSGSLMSFARIYFPQTPSFLRYYEDVHDRVWVPYINNETVSLSTNLTIDTSIGSYNVPQHVANCAIFPANASHPLNLWWDIGDTNAHSYIYMHFAEIQNLGSNEIREFNISYNGGEVWESFFRPHKLKITTIFSPTALSSPDGKFNFTFTMTERSTLPPLINALEVYTDVENLLLETHQDEVSAMMNIKKTYGLMNKNISWQGDPCSPKIYRWKGVKCLYLNSDQPRIVSLKLAASDLNGAITPDIAGLTQLRELDLSKNDLSGELPDFLADMKLLTFINLKGNPKLNLTIPDSLQQKIDDKVLILLIDEKLGRKFPLVAVTVSVVAGVITLLAIFTICFIVARKKRSEVPSNINSETRSTNQSIRTKERIFTYSEILKMTNNFERVLGKGGYGRVYYGNLNGTQVAVKMLFHTTAAHDYNHFKAEVEFLSRVHHRNLVGLVGYCDDGDNLALIYQYMANGDLKENMSGKSGGHVLTWENRLLIAMEAAQGLEYLHNGSVPPMVHRDVKSTNILLNELFEAKLADFGLSRSCPVDGETSESTVVVAGTPGYLDPEYYITNLLTEKSDVYSFGVVLLEIITNQAVIDTTRERSHITNWVRFMIRKGNIENIIDPKLMGDFDTNGVWKAIELAMTCVNPTSNRRPTMPHVVMELSKCLESEISRKQGSQVMCFEDSIDFNLSPGSESPPRPR
- the LOC103871253 gene encoding probable LRR receptor-like serine/threonine-protein kinase At1g51880 isoform X1, with the translated sequence MKSLSGFLFFLIIASAILQSVQAQNQSGFISLACGLIPKSATYTEKTTNISYISDANFIDSGIVGRIDDSYKTLFQQQTWTLRSFPEGQRNCYTFNLKENSKYLIRGTFVYGNYDGLNQIPEFDLHVGPNKWTSVTLKGVANASIYEIIHVVAHDRLQVCLIKTGNTTPFISSLELRPLSNNTYQCFKKEKKNNNTYLTQSGSLMSFARIYFPQTPSFLRYYEDVHDRVWVPYINNETVSLSTNLTIDTSIGSYNVPQHVANCAIFPANASHPLNLWWDIGDTNAHSYIYMHFAEIQNLGSNEIREFNISYNGGEVWESFFRPHKLKITTIFSPTALSSPDGKFNFTFTMTERSTLPPLINALEVYTDVENLLLETHQDEVSAMMNIKKTYGLMNKNISWQGDPCSPKIYRWKGVKCLYLNSDQPRIVSLYVFYFVRLYFISFFFVSEFLTDSNSLNIRKLAASDLNGAITPDIAGLTQLRELDLSKNDLSGELPDFLADMKLLTFINLKGNPKLNLTIPDSLQQKIDDKVLILLIDEKLGRKFPLVAVTVSVVAGVITLLAIFTICFIVARKKRSEVPSNINSETRSTNQSIRTKERIFTYSEILKMTNNFERVLGKGGYGRVYYGNLNGTQVAVKMLFHTTAAHDYNHFKAEVEFLSRVHHRNLVGLVGYCDDGDNLALIYQYMANGDLKENMSGKSGGHVLTWENRLLIAMEAAQGLEYLHNGSVPPMVHRDVKSTNILLNELFEAKLADFGLSRSCPVDGETSESTVVVAGTPGYLDPEYYITNLLTEKSDVYSFGVVLLEIITNQAVIDTTRERSHITNWVRFMIRKGNIENIIDPKLMGDFDTNGVWKAIELAMTCVNPTSNRRPTMPHVVMELSKCLESEISRKQGSQVMCFEDSIDFNLSPGSESPPRPR